The nucleotide window AGGGGCCTGCCTGGGTTCTGATTTTGTTAAGGTAAATTATCCAAAACAGCAGGAAAAGGAATCCAAAGAGATATTTAAGGAAGCAATAATGGCTGCAGGCAGGACAAAGGTTCTGTGTGCAGGCGGACCCAGTGTTGATGTTAAAGCATTTCTTCAAAGACTACATGATCAGATATTCATAAGTGGAGCAGCAGGAAATGCCACCGGCAGGAACATCCATCAAAAATCGCTAAAAGAAGCTATAAGGATGTGTAATGCCATATCTGCGGTCACCTATAAGGGAATGGAGGCTGAAGAGGCAATGTTAATCTATAAAGGTAAAAAGGAGCTATTTATTTAAGGGAGTCAAAATGAAATATATAAAATGGTTTAAGGAAATCGGTATAGAAGAGGTGTCTCTGGTGGGAGGAAAAAACGCTTCATTGGGAGAGATGTATCGCAATCTCACCCCTGAGGGAGTAAAGATTCCCAATGGTTTTGCCATTACTGCGGAAGCTTACCGGTATGTGATAGAATCATCCGGAATTCTACAAAAAATGAAAGATATATTAGCAGATATCAACAAAGATGATCTAAAGGACTTTGCACATAGGGGACACGCCATAAGAGAGCTGATCTACAGTTCCCCTTTTCCGAAAGATCTGTCCAGAGAGATTATAGATGCTTACCAAATATTGTGTGAAGAATATGGGTCAGACACAGATGTGGCGGTGAGGAGCAGCGCCACTGCAGAAGATCTTCCCACCGCATCTTTCGCCGGACAGCTGGATACTTATCTAAATATCAAAGGTGGCAGTCAACTATTAGATGCCTGCCACCGCTGTTTTGCCTCGTTATTTACCGATAGAGCTATTTCCTATCGTATTGACAAAGGCTTTGATCACTTCAAGGTAGCACTCTCCATAGGCATAATGAAGATGGTGCGTTCCGATTTGGCTACCAGCGGGGTAACGTTTACTCTGGATACGGAAACGGGTTTCCGAGATGTAGTATTTATCACCGCCATTTATGGACTGGGAGAGAATATCGTGCAGGGAGTGGTAAATCCTGATGAGTATTATGTTTTTAAACCTACCCTTCGTAAAGGATATAAAGCTATCATTAGAAAAAAGCTGGGAGACAAGAAGATAAAGATGATATATGGTCGGGGCAGCACAAGGATATTTACCCGCAACATTGAAGTGCCTGATACAGACAGAAAACGTTTTTGTCTCTCTGATGACGATATCCTGGCATTAGCCAGAGATGCCACACTTATAGAAGACCATTATAAAAAACCTATGGATATCGAGTGGGCAAAAGATGGAATAAGTAAGGATTTATTTATAGTTCAGGCTCGCCCTGAAACCGTTCAATCTCAAAAAGCTATGGATGTTTTAGAAACTTACCACTTAGAAAAAACATCTCCTGTACTGGTTAAGGGTAAAAGTGTAGGTGAAAAGATTGCGGCAGGAAAGGCTTATGTAATTAAAGATGCTTCACAACTCAATCGATTTAAAAAAGGTGGAATTTTAGTATCCGATGCAACCACTCCTGATTGGGAGCCCATAATGAAAACAGCCTCTGCTATTATTACCAATCGTGGGGGCAGGACCTGCCATGCGGCTATTGTGAGTCGTGAGTTGGGAATTCCTGCAGTAGTGGGAACGAGAAGGGCTACGGAAAAAATAAGAGATAAACAAGAGGTAACCGTAAATTGTGCCGAAGGAGATGAAGGTAAGGTTTATGATAAGATATTACCTTTTCATGTAGAAAGGATTTCACTGAAAAATATAAAGAGACCAAAGACAGAAATTATGATGAATTTGGGGAATCCGGAGATGGCTTTTTCACTTTCCATGATTCCCAATGACGGGATAGGACTGGCACGCATGGAATTTATCATCTCAAGCTGGATAAAGATTCATCCCATGGTCCTCATTCATCCCGAGAAAATAACCGATATATCCATCAAGGAAGAAATAGAGGATTTAACATTCGGCTATAAGGATAAGAAAATGTATTTTGTGGATAGGCTGGCAGAAGGAGTGGGAACGATAGCCGCTGCTTTCTATCCAAAACCTGTAATTGTGCGCATGAGTGATTTTAAATCCAATGAGTATGCTTCTCTCATCGGTGGAAAGTATTTTGAACCGCAAGAAAGCAATCCCATGATCGGTTTCAGAGGAGCGTCTCGTTATTACGATGAAAAATATCGTGAAGGATTTGCATTGGAGTGTCAAGCCATGAAAAAAGTAAGAGAAGAGATGGGTCTTGTAAATGTGAAACTGATGATTCCCTTCTGCCGCAGGATTGAAGAAGGGAAAAGGGTGATACAAGAGATGGAGAAAAACGGTTTAAAGAAGGGGAAAAACGGATTGGAGATATATGTTATGTGTGAAATCCCAAACAATATAATCCTTATTGATGAATTCAGCAAGATATTCGATGGTTTCTCTATTGGTTCTAACGATCTTACCCAACTTGTTCTCGGAGTGGATAGAGACTCAGCACTGGTTGCTCGTGATTTTGATGAAAGAGACCCAGGAGTGATGCAGATGGTTGCAATGGCTATCCGGGGAGCAAGAAGAAACAGGCGCCATATTGGTATATGTGGGCAGGCTCCCAGTGACTATCCAGAATTCGCACAATTTTTGGTGCGAGAAGGAATCGATTCTATCTCCCTAAATCCGGATTCTGTAATGAAAACGACACTAAAGATAATAGAAGTAGAAAAGAATAAATAACCTTATTAAGGAATATTGCTTTTTTTCGCACTTTGTGTATATTTATGCGTATTTAAGAGGGCAAAATGGAGGCTTTGAAATGAGAGTAGTAGTATTCACAGGTCCTGGATGTTCATGGTGTAAGAAGGTGAAAGATTATTTAAAGAGAAATCATATTTCTTTTAAAGAAATAGATGTGTCGAGAAACGCAAGTGCACAGAAAGATATAATAAGAATGACAGGGCAAATGGGTGTTCCTGTAGTTCTAATCGGCTCAAGAACCGTGGTAGGTTTTAATAAAAGTAAAATTGATAAATTATTAGGATTGAGGAAACAGGCATGATTTACGACGATGAGATGGAAACATTACCTCGAGAAGCATTAGAAGCATTACAGTTAAAAAGATTAAAGGCACTGTTGGAAAGGGTCTATGCAACGGTGCCTTTCTACAGAAGGAAATTTGATGAATGTGGTGTAAAACCAGAGGATATAAACAGCCTTTCTGATTTAAGGAAACTACCTTTTACTACAAAGGATGACTTAAGAGAAAATTATCCCTTTAATATGCTTGCTGTGCCTATGGAACAGGTAATAAGAATTCATGCTTCAAGTGGAACAACAGGTAAACCTACTGTTATCTGCCACTCAAGAAGAGATATAGAAACATGGGCAAATTTGGCGGCGCGTTCTCTTATGGCAACCGGTGTAGAAAAAGGAGATATTATTCAGAATGCATATGGATATGGTTTATTCACAGGTGGTCTGGGCGCTCACTATGGAGCAGAGAAGGTTGGAGCAGCAACAATACCTATGTCGGGAGGAAATACAAAACTGCAGATACAGGTTATGCATGATTTCAAATCCACTGTTTTAACCTGCACTCCATCTTATTCTCTCTATCTGGGTGAAATGGCAGAAGAGATGGGCTACAGTAAAGATGATATTTATTTAAGAATAGGCGTTTTAGGGGCAGAACCGTGGAGTGAAAATATCCGCAAACAGATAGAGGGGAAATTAGGGATAGATGCTCTGGACATCTATGGATTGAGCGAGATGATGGGACCGGGGGTGGCCATTGAATGTAAAGAGGCAAAACACGGCTTACATATCTGGGAAGATCATTTCATTCCGGAAATTATCAACCCTGATACAGGAGAAGTTTTGCCAGAGGGTGAAGAGGGAGAACTTGTTATAACCACGCTGACTCGTGAGGCAACACCTCTTATAAGATATAGGACAAAGGATATCACTTATCTAATTAAAGAACCCTGTATATGTGGCAGAACACACAGGCGTATTGCCCGCATCAGTGGAAGAACAGATGATATGCTGATCATAAGAGGAGTAAATGTCTTTCCCTCTCAGATAGAACAGGTGCTGATGCAGGTCGAAGGTGTAGAACCACACTATCAATTGATAATAGACAGCGAAAAGGGTCTAACTACATTAGAGGTAAGGGTAGAAGTAAGCGAGAATGTTTTCTCTGACGAGGTGAAAAAATTGGAGAATTTGAAAAACAAAATTCAAGCAGAAATAAAGGAACACTGTATGATAACAACAAAGGTGACCTTAGCAGAACCAAAGAGTATTGAGCGCAGTGTAGGTAAGGCAAAAAGGATAATTGACAAAAGAAAAATATAGGGGGAAATATGATTGTAGAACAGGTATCCGTATTTTTGGAAAACAGAGCAGGAAGACTGTTGGAGGTAGCAAAGCTTTTAGGAGAAAATAACATAAATATAAGGGCATTGTGTGTTGCCGATACTTCGGATTTTGGTATTCTACGCATGATTGTTAATGATACAGATAAAGCAATATCTATCTTAAAAGATGCAAATTTCTCGGTTGCCAAAACACCTGTTGTTGCAGTAAAGGTAGAAGATGAACCTGGTGGATTAGCTCATACTTTAAGTGCTCTTCTTAAAGCAGGATTAAATGTAGAATATACATACGCTTCTCTAACTCGTGAAAAAGACAAGGCAATACTCATCTTTAAGATAGAAAATGTTGAACAAGCAATAGACAAACTATCTCAACAAAATATAGAAGTTTTAACAGAAGAAGAGGTAAAAAAGATATAGTTTTAAAATAAATGTAAGGGGGAAGTTAAGGTTCTTTTTATCATATTAAACATGCCTTTGCTTAAAGATGTAAGAGGAACGGGATAAGCTGTCATGCTGTCATCGATTTTGCCTTTTACGCGGAATGATAAACCGGTGAAGCTCTTTTCTTTTCCGCCTATAATCCATCCTAAGACAGGAATAGAAGAAATGATTCTATTTATAGTTCTAAATGTAGTGAAAGTAACAATACCATTTATATATTTGTCTGAAAGTCTGTAATCTCCTGCGAAAAACATATTCAGTTTTTTTCCTCTTATTATCAATGGATTCTCATCTTTTATACTAAGCAAACCATTATTCAACTTCATATTGACAACAATCTCCTTATAAACCAGTCCTTTTTCTATTTGTGGGAAATTTAGAGTAAGAAACTCGGCAATATTTGTTATACCGAATATTTTGTACAATGCAGGAAAACGCTTTATCTCTCCTCTTTTCGCCTCGATCTTTATTTCTCCTTTTACATTGTTTAAATTAATTTTTCTGTCTGTCTTTATAAACCCACTTCCCTGAACATATTCCGTTTTCACAGAGGAGGCAAAAAGTTGCCTGAATAAAGTATTATCTTTAAAGGCAAAGTGAATAATGGGCTGTTTTTCAAAATTTATAGTGCAAAC belongs to Deltaproteobacteria bacterium and includes:
- the ppsA gene encoding phosphoenolpyruvate synthase → MKYIKWFKEIGIEEVSLVGGKNASLGEMYRNLTPEGVKIPNGFAITAEAYRYVIESSGILQKMKDILADINKDDLKDFAHRGHAIRELIYSSPFPKDLSREIIDAYQILCEEYGSDTDVAVRSSATAEDLPTASFAGQLDTYLNIKGGSQLLDACHRCFASLFTDRAISYRIDKGFDHFKVALSIGIMKMVRSDLATSGVTFTLDTETGFRDVVFITAIYGLGENIVQGVVNPDEYYVFKPTLRKGYKAIIRKKLGDKKIKMIYGRGSTRIFTRNIEVPDTDRKRFCLSDDDILALARDATLIEDHYKKPMDIEWAKDGISKDLFIVQARPETVQSQKAMDVLETYHLEKTSPVLVKGKSVGEKIAAGKAYVIKDASQLNRFKKGGILVSDATTPDWEPIMKTASAIITNRGGRTCHAAIVSRELGIPAVVGTRRATEKIRDKQEVTVNCAEGDEGKVYDKILPFHVERISLKNIKRPKTEIMMNLGNPEMAFSLSMIPNDGIGLARMEFIISSWIKIHPMVLIHPEKITDISIKEEIEDLTFGYKDKKMYFVDRLAEGVGTIAAAFYPKPVIVRMSDFKSNEYASLIGGKYFEPQESNPMIGFRGASRYYDEKYREGFALECQAMKKVREEMGLVNVKLMIPFCRRIEEGKRVIQEMEKNGLKKGKNGLEIYVMCEIPNNIILIDEFSKIFDGFSIGSNDLTQLVLGVDRDSALVARDFDERDPGVMQMVAMAIRGARRNRRHIGICGQAPSDYPEFAQFLVREGIDSISLNPDSVMKTTLKIIEVEKNK
- a CDS encoding NrdH-redoxin, encoding MRVVVFTGPGCSWCKKVKDYLKRNHISFKEIDVSRNASAQKDIIRMTGQMGVPVVLIGSRTVVGFNKSKIDKLLGLRKQA
- a CDS encoding phenylacetate--CoA ligase; the protein is MIYDDEMETLPREALEALQLKRLKALLERVYATVPFYRRKFDECGVKPEDINSLSDLRKLPFTTKDDLRENYPFNMLAVPMEQVIRIHASSGTTGKPTVICHSRRDIETWANLAARSLMATGVEKGDIIQNAYGYGLFTGGLGAHYGAEKVGAATIPMSGGNTKLQIQVMHDFKSTVLTCTPSYSLYLGEMAEEMGYSKDDIYLRIGVLGAEPWSENIRKQIEGKLGIDALDIYGLSEMMGPGVAIECKEAKHGLHIWEDHFIPEIINPDTGEVLPEGEEGELVITTLTREATPLIRYRTKDITYLIKEPCICGRTHRRIARISGRTDDMLIIRGVNVFPSQIEQVLMQVEGVEPHYQLIIDSEKGLTTLEVRVEVSENVFSDEVKKLENLKNKIQAEIKEHCMITTKVTLAEPKSIERSVGKAKRIIDKRKI
- a CDS encoding amino acid-binding protein, producing MIVEQVSVFLENRAGRLLEVAKLLGENNINIRALCVADTSDFGILRMIVNDTDKAISILKDANFSVAKTPVVAVKVEDEPGGLAHTLSALLKAGLNVEYTYASLTREKDKAILIFKIENVEQAIDKLSQQNIEVLTEEEVKKI